In Arthrobacter sp. CJ23, the genomic window GACCAAGGTCCGCGGGAAGCGCATCGCGTACATCCCGCAGGAACCCATGTCCAACCTGGACGGTGCCTTCACCATCGGCAGCCAGCTGATGGAGCCCATGCGCGTCTGCCTGGGGATCTCCAAGGCCGAAGCCCGCAAGCGTGCACTCGCGCTGCTGGCCAAGGTGGGCATCCCCAACCCGGAACGCACGTTCAATTCCTACCCCCACCAGGTCTCCGGCGGCATGGCCCAGCGCGTGCTGATCGCCGGCGCCGTGTCCTGCGAACCGGACCTGCTGATTGCCGACGAGCCCACCACGGCCCTGGACGTCACCGTGCAGGCCGAAGTCCTGAACCTGCTCCGCGAGCTGCAGGCCGAGCTGAACATGGGCGTCATCCTAGTAACGCACAACTTCGGCGTGGTGGCCGATCTGTGCGACCGCGTCTCTGTGATGCAGAGCGGCCGGGTAGTGGAAACCGGGCCCGTCCGGGCCATCTTCAACGACGCCCGCCACCCGTACACCCGGCAGTTGCTGGACGCGATCCTCGAAGACACCGCTCCGCGCGGACCGCTCAACACCGGCGGCCAGCCGGCTGCAGGTGGCCGGTCCACCGCTGCCGGACCCAAGACATTGAAAGGAGTGACGTCATGAGCGAGGCACTGCTCGACATCAAAGACGTCGTCGTCGAATACCCGCTCAAGGGATTCCGCCGAGCACCGTTCAAAGCCCTCAGGGGCGTCTCCCTGGACATCCGCCCGGGCGAGACCGTTGGCCTGGTGGGCGAATCCGGTTCCGGCAAGACCACCCTGGGCCGCGCCGTGCTGGGCCTGGCGCCGGTCACCGGCGGCAGTATCAAGTACCGCGGCCAGGAGATCTCCCAGGCCAGCCGCGCGCAGCGCAAGGAGCTCAGCCATGAGATCCAGGTGGTGTTCCAGGACCCCTACACCTCCCTGAACCCGTCCATGACCATCGAGCAGATCCTCACCGAGCCGCTCACGGTCCGGAAAGTGGACCGCCAGGCCGCCAACAAGCGCGTGGCCGAGCTGCTGGACCAGGTCCGGCTGCCGCACGGTGCCGCGCACCGGCTGCCGCGCGAGTTCTCGGGCGGCCAGCGCCAGCGCGTGGCCATCGCCCGCGCCCTGGCCCTGGATCCCAAGCTGATCGTCTGCGACGAACCCGTCTCCGCCCTGGACCTCTCCACCCAGGCCCGCGTCATGGAGCTCTTCATCGAGATCCAGGAACGCACCGGCGTGGCTTACCTCTTTGTTTCCCACGACCTGGCCGTGGTGCGGCACCTCAGCCACCGCGTGGCCGTGATGTACCACGGGGAGATCGTGGAATGGGGTGACGGCGAGCAGGTCACCGGCGCCCCCGAACACCCCTACACGCAGCGGCTCTTCATGGCCGCGCCCATCCCCGATCCCGACCGGCAGGCCAAGCACCGCGCGGACAGGCTCCGGCTCCTGGAACTCCAGCAGGAGCAGGACGTCCAAGCCGGCGTCGCCTGAGCACCATCCCACCACAGTCCACACCACATGAAAGGCGCGCCCATGACGGAGCCAGCAGCCCCCGCACGCCCCGAGCTATCCTCCGATGCAAGCTTCCCGCCCGGCTTCGCCTGGGGCGTGGCCACCGCCGCCTACCAGATCGAAGGCGGCGTCAACGAAGGCGGCCGGGGCCCCAGCATCTGGGACACGTTCTCGCACCGGCCCGGCACGACCATCAACGGCGACAACGGCGATATTGCCTGCGACCATTACCACCGCTGGGAAGCGGACCTGGATCTCATGGCGGACCTGGGGATTCCCTCCTACCGCCTCTCGCTGTCCTGGTCCCGCCTCCAGCCCACCGGCACCGGCCCGCTGAACCCCGACGGCGTCCGCTTCTACCGGGACCTCCTGGCAGGCTGCATGGCCCGCGGCATCACCCCCTATGTGACGCTGTACCACTGGGACCTGCCGCAGGCATTGCAGGACGACGGCGGCTGGCCGGCCCGGCAGACGGCCTACCGTTTCGGCGACTACGCCGGACTGGTGGCCGAGGCCCTGGGCGACCTCGCCGAACACTGGATCACCATCAACGAACCGATGTGCGCCGCGTTCCTGGGCCACTCGTGGGGCATGCAGGCCCCCGGTTTCAGGGACGACAGCCTGGCCGTCCCCGCCGCGCACCACCTGCTCCTGGCCCACGGCCTGGCACTGGCCGAATTCCGCACCCGCCGGCCCGGCACCAAGCTGGGCATCACCAACATCATCGGCAACCTGAACCCGGCCAGCGATTCGCCGGCGGACCGTGAGGCCACCGAATACTGGGATGCCATCAGCAACCGGATCTTCCTGGACCCCGTCTACCGCGGCCGCTACGCCGACTCCACGGTTGCGGCGTACGGTCAGTTCGGCCTGACCGCCACGGGCGAAGGCGCCGGCCCCGGGGACCTGGTCCAGCCGGGCGACCTGGAGATCATCTCCGCGCCGGGCGACTTCGCCGGCATCAACCACTACACCAACATGCTGGTCTCCGCAGGGCCCGGCGCCGACGGGACGCCCAACTGGACCCACGTCCAGCCGGCACCGTCCTCCTTCGGCTGGTCCAACACGCCCGGCGCCCTCAAGGCAGTCCTCAAGCGGGTGGCCGCCGAATACACGCAGCTGCCGCTGTACGTCACCGAGAACGGCGTGACCTTCCACGACTATGTGGACCCGAACGGCGAGGTCCGGGACCCCCGGCGCATCGACTACCTCCGCGGCTACATCTCCGCGGTGGGCGAGGCGATCACGGACGGCGTGGACGTACGCGGCTACTTTGCCTGGTCCTTCATGGACAACTTCGAATGGGCCGAAGGCTACGACAAGCGCTTCGGACTGGTCTATGTGGACTACCGCACGCAAACCCGCATCCCCAAGCAGAGCGCCTACTGGTACCGGGACACCATCGCCGCCCACAGCGCCGGTTCCCAGAGTACCGGCCTACACAGCGCCGCTAATGCAACCCCCGCCACCGCCGGTGCCACAGCATGAGCATCGATACCTCCGCCACCGGAACAGCTAGGAAAGCCACCATGGAAACCCTCACCCCAGACCACCGCGCCACGGAACTGCGCCTGGAATCCCTCCTCGCCGAACTCACCCTCGATGAAAAGGTCCAGCTGCTGACCGGCCGCGACTTCTGGACCACCTGGCCGCTGGAAAAGATCGGCCTGCGCCGCATGCTGTTCTCCGACGGGCCCACCGGGGTCCGGGGCGAGGTGTGGGACGAGCGCGAGCCGTCCATGAACTTCCCCTCCGCCGCGGCCATCAGCTCCTCCTGGGATCCGGCCATCGCGGACCGGCTGGGCGCCGCGTCCGCCGTCGAGGCCCGCCGCAAGGGCGTGGACGTTGTCCTTGGCCCCACCATCAACCTGCACCGCTCGCCGCTGGGCGGCCGCCACTTCGAGGCGTTCAGCGAGGATCCGGTCCTGACGGCGGAACTTGCCGCGGCCTATGTGTCCGGTGTGCAGCGCAACGGCGTGGGCGCCACCCCGAAGCACTACGTCGCCAACGATTCCGAAACGGACCGTTTCACGGTGGACGTGAAGGTGGACGAGCGGCCGCTGCGCGAGCTCTACCTGCTCGCGTTCGAGAAGGCCATTGTGGACTCCAAGGCCTGGCTGGTCATGAGCGCCTACAACTCCATCAACGGCGCCACCGCCACCGAACACGAGCTGCTGGAAACCCCGCTGAACAGCGAATGGGGCTTCGACGGCGTGGTCATCAGCGACTGGACCGCCGTGCGCAGCATCAACAGCGCCAACGCCTCCCAGGACCTGGCCATGCCGGGCCCGGACGGTCCCTGGGGCGACGCGCTCGTGGCCGCCGTCAGGGCCGGGGACGTGGCGGAGTCCGCCATCGACCGCAAGGTCCTGCGAATCCTGCAGCTCGCCGCCCGCGTGGGCGCGTTGGAGGGCTTCGACGCCGTGCAGGCGGAACCGGTGGAGCTGGAAGACCCCATCGCGTTCGCCCGCGAAGCGTCCGCCGCCGGCACCGTGATGGTGAAGAACGACGGCGTGCTGCCGCTGGCTGCGTCCACAATGGATGCGTCCGCTGCGTCACGCATCGCCGTGATCGGGCACAACGCCCGCTACGCCCGGACCCAGGGCGGCGGCTCCGCCACCGTGGTTCCGGAAAAGATCGTCACCCCGCTGGAGGGCATCCGTGCCGCCTTCGGTGCGGACAAGGTCAGCTACAGCGTGGGCGCCGTGGTCCAGGAAGGCATCGCCGAGCTGCCCCTGGAGCAACTCACCAACCCCGCCACCGGCGGCCCGGGCCTGCGCGTGCGCTTCCTGGACGCCGGCGGCCAGGAGCTCTTCGCCGAAGACCGCCGCTCCACCGCCCTGGTCTGGTTCGGCGGGGACGCCCCCATCGCGGCGTCCTCCATGGTCCAGTTCCACACCAACTACACCCCGGACGAAACCGGACCGGTCCGCCTGGGCTTCTCCACAGTGGGCCGGGGCCGGATCTTCGTGGACGGCGTCCTGGCCCGCGAGGCCACCATTGAGGCGACCGGCACGGACCTGGGCGCGGCCTTCCTTGCCCCGCCGTCCGCTTCCGTGGCCGTGCAGGCCACCGCCGGGGTACCGCTGGACGTCCGGATCGAACTGGACACCAATGACCGCACCGGCGCCCTGTCCAACGCCCTGGCCATCACCATCGGCGTCGAAGCGGACAACGCAGATCCTGACGCGCTCATCAACGACGCCGTGGAGGCCGCCCGCGCGGCTGACGTCGCCGTCGTCGTGGTGGGTACCAACTCCCGCGTCGAATCCGAAGGCTACGACCGGACCTCCCTGGACCTGCCGGGCCTGCAGGACCGGCTGGTCCACGCAGTGGCTGCCGCCAACCCGCGCACCGTGGTGATCGTGAACTCCGGCTCGCCGGTGCTGCTGCCCTGGCGGGACGAAGTGGCCGCCATCCTGATCGGCTACTTCGGCGGCCAGGAATTCGGCCACGCCCTCACGGACATCCTCACCGGCACCAGCGAACCCGGCGGCCGGCTCCCCACCACCTGGCCCGCCATCCAGGAAGACGTTCCCGTCATCAACGTGACCCCCGCGGCCGACGGTACCCTCAGCTATGACGAAGGCATCCACATCGGCTACCGGGCCTGGCTCAGGGCAGGCGCCCGGCCGGCCTACGAATTCGGCTTCGGGCTCGGCTACACGGACTGGAGCCTCGATTCCCTGCAGGCTCCCGCCACCGCCACACCCGGCGCAATCGTTCCGCTCACCGTCACCCTGTCCAACACCGGCAGCCGGCCCGGAAAGAACGTGGTGCAGGTCTACGCCGAGAAGAACGGCTCCGCCGTGGACCGCCCGGTCCGCTGGCTCGTGGCCTCCGCCCCCGTCTGGGGTGAAGCCGGCGAAAGCGTCACCGCCGTCCTGGACGTCCCCACCCGGCTTCTGGCCTACTGGGACAACGGCTGGAGCTACGAACCCGGCGACTACACCCTCCGCATCGGCACCTCCGTGAGCGAACTGCCGCTGGAAACCACCCTCGCCCTGACCGCGTCCGCAACAACCCTGGAAGGTGCCGCATGACCCCGCTTGACCCCGCAAAGCTGCCCGCGGGAGCACTGCCCAACCCGCTGATCCCCGGCTTCAACCCGGACCCCAGCATCGTCAAGGTGGGCGGCGACTACTACCTGGCCACCTCCACCTTCGAATACCTGCCCGGCATCCCGGTCTACCACAGCACAGACCTGCTCAGCTGGACGCGGATCGGCCACGTGGTGGACCGGGAAGGCCAGCTGGACTCCCGCGACGTGCCCACCCTGGGCGGTGCTTGGGCGCCCACCATCCGCTTCCACGACGGCCTGTTCTACGTGGCCGTCACCGACGCCATGGCACGCGGCACCCTGGTGTTCACGGCCACGGACCCTGCCGGCCCCTGGAGCGACGGACTCGCCATCGAGGGCGCCATCGGCATCGACCAGGACCTCGCCTGGGACGAGGACGGAACCGCCTACATGAGCTACTCCGGGCTGGACACGGTCAGCGGGACCATCGACGGGCACGGCGGCATCCTCCAAGTCCGCGTCGATCTGGAAACGGGCAAGGCGCTGGAGGAACCCCGGAGCGTCTGGTCCGGCACCGGCCTGATGTTCCCCGAGGCGCCGCACCTCTACAAGCGCGGCGACTACTGGTACCTCATGATCGCCGAGGGCGGCACCGAGCGCGGCCACAGCGTCAGCATCGCCCGCGGAACCTCCCCGGCCGGGCCGTTCGAGGGCAACCCGGCCAACCCCATCCTGAGCGCCCGGAGCACCGACCGTCCCATCCAGAACACCGGCCACGGCGACCTGGTGGAAACCCCCGACGGGGGCTGGGCCATGGTGCTCCTGGGCATGCGGCCCAAGGGAATGACCCGCGCCTTCTCCGCGCTGGGCCGGGAAACGTTCATCACCCCCGTCACCTGGGAGGACGGCTGGCCCGTCGCGGAGCCCGTCATCCTGAACCCCCGCGAGGGCGGGTTCTCGTACGAGGATGACTTTGCCGACGCGGAGCTCGACGGCGGCTGGATCGCCGTGCGGCGCTTCCCCGGCGCGTTCGCCTCCACCGAAAAAGACCCCGGCCGCCTCACGCTCAGCAGCGACGGCGCCGGCCTGGACGATGCCCGGCCCGCGTTCCTGGGCCGCCGCCAGCAGTCCCAGGTGGAGACGATCTCCGCGCTGGTGGACGCGGGCGTTCGTGAATCCGCGGGGTCGTCCGAGTCAGGGAACGGCGCAGGCGGCCTGGCCGTCCGCTACGACGAGGCCCACCACTACTCCATCGAAACCGACGGCACCACCATCACCGCGCGGGCCCGGATCTCCTCGATCGAGCAGAGCTGGACCCACGCTGCGCCCGCCGGGCCGCTGGAACTCCGGATCGAGACCCGCGAGCCTGAACGCGGCGCGGGCCTGAACCACCTGAGCCCGGACACCATCGCGCTGCAGGCGGTCATCGACGGCGAAACGGTGACCCTCGCCGAACTCGACGGCCGGTACCTCTCGGCCGAAACCGCCGCGTCCTTCACCGGCCGGGTGTCGGGCGTCTACGCCAGCCGCGGCGCCGTGGCCTTCGACTGGTTCCGCAGCACAGGCCGCGAACCCAGTTAGGCCAGGCACCGCAGCAGCCTCGATACCTTGCTCCTCCTTCCGAAAGGCCTTCCGTGACATCCACGTCCCTGACGC contains:
- a CDS encoding glycoside hydrolase family 43 protein, encoding MTPLDPAKLPAGALPNPLIPGFNPDPSIVKVGGDYYLATSTFEYLPGIPVYHSTDLLSWTRIGHVVDREGQLDSRDVPTLGGAWAPTIRFHDGLFYVAVTDAMARGTLVFTATDPAGPWSDGLAIEGAIGIDQDLAWDEDGTAYMSYSGLDTVSGTIDGHGGILQVRVDLETGKALEEPRSVWSGTGLMFPEAPHLYKRGDYWYLMIAEGGTERGHSVSIARGTSPAGPFEGNPANPILSARSTDRPIQNTGHGDLVETPDGGWAMVLLGMRPKGMTRAFSALGRETFITPVTWEDGWPVAEPVILNPREGGFSYEDDFADAELDGGWIAVRRFPGAFASTEKDPGRLTLSSDGAGLDDARPAFLGRRQQSQVETISALVDAGVRESAGSSESGNGAGGLAVRYDEAHHYSIETDGTTITARARISSIEQSWTHAAPAGPLELRIETREPERGAGLNHLSPDTIALQAVIDGETVTLAELDGRYLSAETAASFTGRVSGVYASRGAVAFDWFRSTGREPS
- a CDS encoding beta-glucosidase, with translation METLTPDHRATELRLESLLAELTLDEKVQLLTGRDFWTTWPLEKIGLRRMLFSDGPTGVRGEVWDEREPSMNFPSAAAISSSWDPAIADRLGAASAVEARRKGVDVVLGPTINLHRSPLGGRHFEAFSEDPVLTAELAAAYVSGVQRNGVGATPKHYVANDSETDRFTVDVKVDERPLRELYLLAFEKAIVDSKAWLVMSAYNSINGATATEHELLETPLNSEWGFDGVVISDWTAVRSINSANASQDLAMPGPDGPWGDALVAAVRAGDVAESAIDRKVLRILQLAARVGALEGFDAVQAEPVELEDPIAFAREASAAGTVMVKNDGVLPLAASTMDASAASRIAVIGHNARYARTQGGGSATVVPEKIVTPLEGIRAAFGADKVSYSVGAVVQEGIAELPLEQLTNPATGGPGLRVRFLDAGGQELFAEDRRSTALVWFGGDAPIAASSMVQFHTNYTPDETGPVRLGFSTVGRGRIFVDGVLAREATIEATGTDLGAAFLAPPSASVAVQATAGVPLDVRIELDTNDRTGALSNALAITIGVEADNADPDALINDAVEAARAADVAVVVVGTNSRVESEGYDRTSLDLPGLQDRLVHAVAAANPRTVVIVNSGSPVLLPWRDEVAAILIGYFGGQEFGHALTDILTGTSEPGGRLPTTWPAIQEDVPVINVTPAADGTLSYDEGIHIGYRAWLRAGARPAYEFGFGLGYTDWSLDSLQAPATATPGAIVPLTVTLSNTGSRPGKNVVQVYAEKNGSAVDRPVRWLVASAPVWGEAGESVTAVLDVPTRLLAYWDNGWSYEPGDYTLRIGTSVSELPLETTLALTASATTLEGAA
- a CDS encoding ATP-binding cassette domain-containing protein gives rise to the protein MSEALLDIKDVVVEYPLKGFRRAPFKALRGVSLDIRPGETVGLVGESGSGKTTLGRAVLGLAPVTGGSIKYRGQEISQASRAQRKELSHEIQVVFQDPYTSLNPSMTIEQILTEPLTVRKVDRQAANKRVAELLDQVRLPHGAAHRLPREFSGGQRQRVAIARALALDPKLIVCDEPVSALDLSTQARVMELFIEIQERTGVAYLFVSHDLAVVRHLSHRVAVMYHGEIVEWGDGEQVTGAPEHPYTQRLFMAAPIPDPDRQAKHRADRLRLLELQQEQDVQAGVA
- a CDS encoding GH1 family beta-glucosidase, which translates into the protein MTEPAAPARPELSSDASFPPGFAWGVATAAYQIEGGVNEGGRGPSIWDTFSHRPGTTINGDNGDIACDHYHRWEADLDLMADLGIPSYRLSLSWSRLQPTGTGPLNPDGVRFYRDLLAGCMARGITPYVTLYHWDLPQALQDDGGWPARQTAYRFGDYAGLVAEALGDLAEHWITINEPMCAAFLGHSWGMQAPGFRDDSLAVPAAHHLLLAHGLALAEFRTRRPGTKLGITNIIGNLNPASDSPADREATEYWDAISNRIFLDPVYRGRYADSTVAAYGQFGLTATGEGAGPGDLVQPGDLEIISAPGDFAGINHYTNMLVSAGPGADGTPNWTHVQPAPSSFGWSNTPGALKAVLKRVAAEYTQLPLYVTENGVTFHDYVDPNGEVRDPRRIDYLRGYISAVGEAITDGVDVRGYFAWSFMDNFEWAEGYDKRFGLVYVDYRTQTRIPKQSAYWYRDTIAAHSAGSQSTGLHSAANATPATAGATA